CGCAGCGAGTCGGTCAGCCCCGGCGAGCGCTCGTTGCTGGCCCGCCGCGTCCGCCAGGCCGCCGAGGCGTTGACCCGTCGGCTCCGCGGCTAGCCGGACGCCCACCACTCACCAACCGGCCGATCCGGACCGGTCGACGCCGGGCGTGAGCGTGCGGGGCTCTGAACGTCGGTGGTTGGTGAGTGGTGGGCGTCCGGCTCCGGACAGACCGATGGCCCGGCCGGAGCGGCCGGGCCATCGACTGCGGGTCACCAAGACGATTTGGTGATCCCCGGGAGCTCCCCACGGTGGGCCATCGTGCGGAAGCGGACTCGGGAGATGCCGGCCTTGCGCAGGAAACCGCGCGGGCGGCCGTCGACCACGTCGCGGTTGCGGACCCGGATCGGGCTCGCGTCCCGCGGCAGTTTCTGCAGCTTGAGCTGCGCCTCGCCGCGCTCGGCGAAACCGGTCGCCGGGTCGGCGATCAGCCGCTTCAGCTCGGCGCGGCGCTCGGCGTACCGGGCGACG
The Kribbella italica DNA segment above includes these coding regions:
- the rpsN gene encoding 30S ribosomal protein S14, with product MAKTSKIAKNEQRKVTVARYAERRAELKRLIADPATGFAERGEAQLKLQKLPRDASPIRVRNRDVVDGRPRGFLRKAGISRVRFRTMAHRGELPGITKSSW